ATATCTCCTTTCTTTGCACAGGAAGTAATAGgtgcttctgttatttttaaatcgTATATTTCAAAACATGAGTACTTCCAAACGATTGCACCATACCCTGTCCAGCAGTTGTTCCCAAATTAAGAATCCTCATGCCAATAGAAATGTGGGACCAAATCCATATTTGCTGTAGCCAAATCCTACTTCCTTGCAAGCTTATGGTGTAATTGTGTGATGCTGTTTCCTGGTAATTAACCCTTTAAAAACATATGAGAATTCTTATTACTTCCCCTCTCTTTGTTCCAGCTAGCCACACCTACAAACTCTGCTTTCTGACTGCATGGGAACTTCACGTAGGAAAGATTTTGTTTTGCATGACTTCACATGCTTACAGTGTAGATGTCTCTGAACTAGGCACCTTGCCCTCTCTTTATAGTCAATGAATTGTGCAATTTCCCTAATTCTAAAAAAGATGCCCAAGGTAGGTTTAATGAATCATGTCCCAAAAGTATCTGTTGACTTCATCGACTGTAAAGACAGCCAAGGCACGACTGGTTCAGATCTTCACCTTTGTAAATGGTGAAGAGTCAGGTAAAATGAATACACCTTGTTAGCAGATACTTATTGTGGATGTGTACGATTAGAAGAAGTGAGTCCCAGGCAAGATATCAGAGATCGACTGTGCATTTATTATATAGTGTCATGTATACACTACACAGTGCCATAGGCCTGCCAGGTCTTCCAGACTCTGCTGAGACCCTTTCATCTTGCTCCTGTTTGAATCTCCGCCACTGCAGTATCTGTACCGTGAGCAGTGCCCAGGCGCTGCTGTAGCCTCTCTCCGATGCTGGCTGCTTGTGTGCCAAATGCAGCCATTGCAGCGATTCAGTATTGACCCAAAGGCTTGTCAAGTatcagaacaggctgcccagggaagtggttgagtcaccctccctggaggtgtttaaaagatgtggAGGTGTGGCACTGATGGGCATagcttagtggtggacttggcagtgttagatttacagctgaacttgatgatcttaaaggtcttttccaacctgaatgatttctaacctatgattctacgattctatactATTCTGCTGTCTGCAAAAGCCACCACGCCGGCCACATCCAGCAACCCTGACCCCAGGTTGTTGTGTGCTCATGGGAGACCCATTTGGCAACACGTCTACCTTTGTGTCCCGACACCAGCTGCCACTGTCCCGGTTGTGACTGGGGGGCTCACAGCCCCACAGCACATGAATTCTGATGCCAGAATCACAGTTAAATTATTTTGAATGCCAGCTAGAGTTTGGTTAAACATCAAAGTAGACTACATATAAgcatttcattgatttttttcagcaaattatGAAATCTGTTTCTTACATAGCTGCTGATTGTCTTATGGGAGTGTATTTGTTCTTCATTGGAGTTTTTGATACTAAATACCATGGACAGTACAAAAAATATGCTGTGCTGTGAATGGAAAGTTTACCATGCCATATCATGGGGTTCTGCTATTGAAGTATCTGACCTTGGAAAATTATTTAGTGATCATCATTCCCTTCAGTAATATCCATCCTGGAAGGCAGCAGACTGCAGTAATTCTTATATTGATATGGATTTCTGAGTTTGTCATAGCAATAATCACAGTCTAGGATGGGGACTCTTTTTTTGGCAAATATTACAGGAAAAATTGAGTTTGTTTCCTACCTAATTCTGATGAAAGAGAGGACATTGCAGGCAACAGGTATCCCCTTGGTATTCTTCTTGGTAAGTTTAATTTTTAGTATGCTATACTTCTTCATTAATACTATTTTATTAGAAAAAGTGGCAGTCAGCCTACAAAACATTCACTGATAGATGCACTTTTCACTACACGGTTGATGTTCATGTTGTAATACTTCCCAAAGGTCCACAACAGGAGCAGAGCCTTGTGTGCTGTGTgctggctgcacacttaaaaaggTCTATGTCATCTGAAGAGTTTAGTATCTAATTTAAACAAATCACAAGCAAGTGTCACAAAGAAGAGGCGAAGACACAGAAGGAAATAGTAATTTGAATAGGAATAAGATAATGAAATTACTTAGTGATACTGTGTGAACAGCCCAATGGTTTGAAACCTTTTCATTTGTATAAATCAGTCAAATAGCAACCTTCAACTACTACTCCATGCAGTCTTCACTGGATTGCAGAAAACAGtgataatataaataaaaatggatGAAAATTTGAAAGTGTGGCTTTATGTGCATTATACTGGCAGGGAATAATGattaaacatacatatatatatatgtataaactaAACTGGAAATGAACAGCCCCAGAAACTTCAGCCTGAAATATATCTGAGCTGTTCATGCTCAGTCTCAGCACTCTCTCACGGCAAAGACAGCTACCAAATGATCTTCTCCCTGACTTGCATTTGCAGATACATAGAGATTATTTTGACAGCACCTATTTAATAGTCATTCCTCATCTTAGCTTGATatcaaaaagatgaaaaagctACATTCCAAAAGATCAAACTAGTTTTTAAGAATTATATCAAGTAGAAAGTAAAAAAGGCAACAAACATGTCAAAACAGATTCATGCAGCAATTTCCCACCAATAAAATTACTGTGTTACACTTTGCAATTCTTTTAGTTTGTTTCAATCCATATTTCTGAGCAAAAGCCTGCTTTCAGGTGCTGGGATCTTGACATAAATGGCTCCTTCAGTGGCCCTCAGCTACTCATCGGAGTGCTCCAGTCCATGGAGCTGCCACCTGATGAACTGTTAAAAGCCTTGCTCTGCAACACAGCGCAGCGCGATCAAAAGCCGAGTCGCACAGCTTGCTCTGCACATGTTCTTCCATCAGTAATTTGCGATGGGTATACAGAACCGAGGAAGCCAGTCTGAAATGAACAGACGCCTCAGATCGGTTTGTCGCTTTGCCGGGGAATATCTTGTTCTTTCCACACTACATGAGAGTCCTGCAGGTGGTTTCTGTTTCAGATTTACTGCAGCATTTCCAGTCAGGAGACCAGATCTCTGTGGAATCATGGGCCCACCCATACTGTGTATTAACTGTGTTTCTATAGTAACTTCTTACAACTGCATCACATCTCGCTGTGTAACAGATGGGAACACGTGGTATGTGAGCAGGCTGTGTGACAGCAGACAATACCGAGGAGCTGTTTCTAACGTAAAATTGGTATCAATGTGCTACAGACACATTAACGTAAAAATTCTAGCAAAATAATGAAAGGGAATGAAACAGGTAAGTGGTCGGGAGAAACAGAAGAGAGCAAAGACCATCTCAATGCCATTTGTTTCAAATCTTGTTTCCCCACAAGTGTGAACCTTCCAGCCTCCATCACCATCGTGTTTTCATAGGTcagcatgttttgttttgttcaaaaAACTGCCCTTCAGACGTCAGAAGTAAGGAGTCACATTCACAGGGATGTTGCTGTTGACAGTcgatatttttttttagtagtattCACGGATGCCATCTGCTGGATTCCTGGTTTTGTCATTATTCGAGGCAGAAATTACAGGTAATGCTGTGTAAGGGTGTGATTTCTTTTGTTAAAGATTCATTTTAAACCAAACCAATTCTGCCAGAGGAATTCTAGCTAATCATGGGTGAAGAGTAAGTATTGCCCCATATATCTGGGGCACTTTGTGTTCAGAAACTGAGCTTCGAAGTCTGTACATAAAATCCTCAGTCGGCATATGTAGGCGAGAACCAGAATAAGCTCTCCAGCAAAGAGGTTCTCCCCTGCTACAGCTGCAAAATCCCACGGTAATGTAAGTCCATTAGTTTGACTGTCAGGGAAGTAGAACTATAACAGGTGGGTCTTTAAGCAACCCAGAGACCCCATTTGTAAGTGCAGGTAATGACTGCCAGGGGGTCCTGAGGAGGCCACCGCCCTCCCGCTCTGCAGGGCAGCACACCCTCTCCCTGTCCTGCCAGCCCGTGGGGGAGCTGGGTGTAAGCTCACAGCTTGTCAGCACTGCTCCGGCTATACGCAGCCCTGCTAGTCCCGCAGCTGCTAACAGATAAAAGGTAATAAAGGTGTCTTGCTCTCCTGTTATAATTCTAGAAAGCTGATGCCTCATGTTTGCAGAAGATTGGGTAAATAGCTCTCCATAATATGAAAGGCATTAAGAAATGTAGCAAATTGTCAATGATTTTATCATAAAATTTATTTAGCCTCACTGGCAGCACTGAAATCTGTTTGCGTAACCAGGAGAAAAGTGATCACATTTAggttgttaaaaataaaacacgGCCATCGTGAGGGCGTTCAGAAGATGAACGACTGTGGCTGGCACGGGGCTCTACACAGCTCAGCTCATGGCCCTCTGAGCAAGTCACTTCAACCCTCTGTACTCCAGGTTCCCCTCTGTAAAATAATAGTAACAATAGCTTTTGTAAGGCTTTTTGAAAGGTACTGATGAAAACTGCCACATAAAAAATAGGTGTGGGATTTGGATTTATATTAAACACTGTCTTAAACAGAGATGGACTTCAGCTCATGTTTAGTCCTTTTATTAAATTCCAGTAGAGAAAGGCACTCTCTGGTGAAAAGGTCTTTTCCCCTTCTCATGAAAACCCGTGGTGAACTCAATGAAAACCACACTGAGCAATGCTGAGTTCAAACTCCTTTACTGTAAAAATATTACTAAGGTAGCATTCTGTAAAAAATGATATGAAGTgacataaagtaaaataaaggacTTCAAGTAAAAATAACATAAGGACATGTTTGCTTCTTTAGCATTCCTACCACAGAGCATACGAAGTATCTCACCTTTTTTCCTAGGCACCGTCCCTTCCCGGATAGTGATATTTGTTCTGCCAATGCACAGTGCCTTGAAGCCCATTCTCTATACTCTCACAACTCATTTCTTtaaggagaagctgaagcagtcACTGGGCAGTCATCGAATGACGGTAATTTTCAATAATGACCAAAAGTGTTTGGCCACTTCAGTCATACAGACAGACAATCCCCTCACCCATAGCTCTTCATTTATGCTTGGATTTCTAAAAAATAACTCACGGGGACAGTACTAACTTTTGTTTACCAATCTACAAGTGGTTGTTTCTCAGCAAGAGAACAGAAACAGGACCTAACTGCC
The window above is part of the Opisthocomus hoazin isolate bOpiHoa1 chromosome 1, bOpiHoa1.hap1, whole genome shotgun sequence genome. Proteins encoded here:
- the RXFP2 gene encoding LOW QUALITY PROTEIN: relaxin receptor 2 (The sequence of the model RefSeq protein was modified relative to this genomic sequence to represent the inferred CDS: inserted 3 bases in 2 codons; substituted 4 bases at 4 genomic stop codons), giving the protein MHPEVKESFYALHVHLYTPLTDGSSSFEDLSADNVLRVFVCVTAXVVCLGNLVIRKRSFIKAENKMYTISKFSKYVLKVLIAADCLMGVYLFFIGVFDTKYHGQYKKYAVLXMESLPCHIMGFXLLKYLTLENYLVIIIPFSNIHPGRQQTAVILILIWISEFVIAIITVXDGDSFFGKYYRKNXVCFLPNSDEREDIAGNRYPLGILLGNVNLPASITIVFSXVSMFCFVQKTALQTSEVRSHIHRDVAVDSRYFFLVVFTDAICWIPGFSIRSISPFFLGTVPSRIVIFVLPMHSALKPILYTLTTHFFKEKLKQSLGSHRMTSDRHLSGASVSEANRSGSSSEHSGEEERLKGSAHY